The window CGGCTGCAGGCGTTCTACCGCCGCTTCTACCAGCCGGACAACGCCGTCGTCCTCGTGGCCGGCAAGTTCGACCCGGCCAGGACCCTCGCGCTCATCAACGAGACCTTCGGCGCCATACCGCGCCCCGAGCGAACGCTGCAGCACACCTACACGGCCGAGCCGACGCAGGACGGTGAGCGGTCGGTGACGCTGCGGCGCGTCGGCGACGTGCAGATGGTCGACGTCGTCTACCATATCCCGCCCGGCTCCCATCCCGACTTTCCGCCGGTGGACGTGCTGACCCAGGTGCTCACCGACACGCCTTCGGGCCGGCTTTACAAGGCACTCGTCACGACGAAGCTGGCGACCGACGTGGGCGGGTTCGCTTTCCAGCTTCGCGAGCCCGGCATCGTCCTCTTTTCCGCCACCGTGCCGAAGGGCAAGTCGCTGGACGCCGCGCGCCAGGCCCTGATCAAGACGGTACAGGCCACGGCGACCACGCCGCCCACCGTCGCCGAGGTGCAGCGGGCGAAGTCCCAGCTCCTCAAGAACATCGATCTGCGCCTCAACTCCTCCGAGACGGTCGGCCTGGAGCTGAGCGAGTGGATCGCGATGGGCGATTGGCGCCTGCTCTTCCTCAACCGCGACCGCCTGCAGAAGGTGACCCCCGCCGACGTGCAGCGGGTGGCCAAGGCCTACCTGAAGCCCTCCAACCGCACGGTCGGTCTCTACATCCCGACGGCCAGCCCGGTGCGCGCCGAGATCCCGAAGACACCGGACGTCCAGGCGGTGCTCAAGGGCTACAAGGGCAGCGCCACCGTGGCCGCCGGCGAGGCATTTGACCCGTCGCCGGCCAACATCCTGGCGCGCACGAAGCGCGAGGCGACGCCGGCCGGTCTGCGCCTTGCGCTCCTGCCCAAGAAGACGCGCGGCGCGATGGTGCGTGCCCGGCTCGCCTTCCACTTCGGCAACCAGGCCGACCTGCGCGATCGCGACACCGCCGCCTCGCTGGCCGGAGGCATGCTCATGCGCGGCACCACCCGGCACACTCGCCAGCAGATCCAGGACGAGCTGGATCGCCTGAAGGCGCGCGTGCAGGTGGGCGGCGACGCGACCGGCGCCACCGCGAGCATCGAGACGACCGCGTCCAACCTGCCGGCCGTCCTGCGCCTGGTGGCGGAGATCCTGCGGCAGCCAGCCTTCCCACAGGCTGAGCTCGACGAGCTCAAGCGGCAGACGATCGCCTCCATCCAGGAGCAGAAGAGCGACCCGCAGTCCATCGCCTTCCTGGAGTTTGGCAGGCACTTCCACCCGTACCCGAAGAGCGACCCGCGGTATGTGCCGACTCCGGAGGAGCAGATCGCGCGCGTGAAGGGGACGACGCTCGCGGACGTCAGGAAGTTCTACCAGCAGTTCTACGGCGCGCCGCGCGGCGAGGCCGCGGTGGTGGGCGACTTCGACGCCGCGCAGATCACGAAGCTCATGGCCGGCCTCTTCTCCGGCTGGAAGAGCGCTCACCCCTACGCGCGCATCGAATCGCCCTACGTGGCGATCCCGCCGGAGAGCAAGACCTTCGAGACGCCCGATAAAGCGAACGCGGTGTTCGTGGCGGCAACGCCCATCCAGATGCGCGATACCGACGCGAACTACCCGGCGCTCCTGGTTGCCAACTACATCCTGGGCGAGGGCGGGCTGAGCTCGCGCCTTGGCGCGCGGATCCGGCAGAAGGAGGGGCTCAGCTACGGCGTCGGCTCCTTCCTGCAGGTCCCTTCGCTCGACGACAAGGCCGCCCTGGTGGTCTACGCCATCTCCGCTCCGCAGAACACTGCCAGGGTGGAGGCCGCCGCCAGGGAGGAGATCGCCCGGGCGCGCGAGCAGGGCTTCACGGCCGAGGAGGTCAAGCGCGCTACGGCCGGCCTGCTCCAGGAGCGCGAGCTCTCGCGCGCCCAGGACGCCGCGCTGGCGGGGAAGCTGGCCTCTTACCGTTTCCTGGGCCGCACCGTCGCCTGGGACGCCGACCTGGAGGAGAAGATCCGCTCGCTGACGCCGGAGCAGGTGTCCGCGGCGATGCGGCGGTACGTCGACCTCGCCCGATTCACGGTGGTGAAGGCGGGCGACTTCGCCAAGGCGGCCGCCCGGTAGGCGCCACGGGCCGGCGGCGAGGAGGGAGCCTCGCAGACACCTCCTCGTGGATCGACGGCCTCGCCGCGCCCGGTTACCGGCGCGCGGCGGGGCCGTCTCTACTGCCAAACGCGCCGTGCCGCCGGACCGTTCGACGCCCGCAGCCGGCGTGCCGGCCCGCGAAAGGCTCCTCGATGGCGCCCGCCCGCCCGCCCGCGCTCGACGTGCGATGCCCGCCCCTCATCCTCATCGGCATGCACCGCTCCGGCACCACCATGGTGGCGAGCATGCTCGCCGAACTCGGCCTC is drawn from Chthonomonadales bacterium and contains these coding sequences:
- a CDS encoding insulinase family protein, whose product is MTLRGNPGRTARLLPVALLLAASLAAQRPTCAQDAGAQTAPLPSGVERVTTVEGITEYRLANGLKVLLFPDPSKQTVTVNVTYLVGSRMEGYGETGMAHLLEHMLFKGTPSHPDIWKELTAHGANANGTTWLDRTNYYETVPATDENLDWALRMEADRMVNSSVSRKDLDSEMTVVRNEFESGENDPGSVLMERVLSTAYLWHNYGHPTIGARSDIENVPIERLQAFYRRFYQPDNAVVLVAGKFDPARTLALINETFGAIPRPERTLQHTYTAEPTQDGERSVTLRRVGDVQMVDVVYHIPPGSHPDFPPVDVLTQVLTDTPSGRLYKALVTTKLATDVGGFAFQLREPGIVLFSATVPKGKSLDAARQALIKTVQATATTPPTVAEVQRAKSQLLKNIDLRLNSSETVGLELSEWIAMGDWRLLFLNRDRLQKVTPADVQRVAKAYLKPSNRTVGLYIPTASPVRAEIPKTPDVQAVLKGYKGSATVAAGEAFDPSPANILARTKREATPAGLRLALLPKKTRGAMVRARLAFHFGNQADLRDRDTAASLAGGMLMRGTTRHTRQQIQDELDRLKARVQVGGDATGATASIETTASNLPAVLRLVAEILRQPAFPQAELDELKRQTIASIQEQKSDPQSIAFLEFGRHFHPYPKSDPRYVPTPEEQIARVKGTTLADVRKFYQQFYGAPRGEAAVVGDFDAAQITKLMAGLFSGWKSAHPYARIESPYVAIPPESKTFETPDKANAVFVAATPIQMRDTDANYPALLVANYILGEGGLSSRLGARIRQKEGLSYGVGSFLQVPSLDDKAALVVYAISAPQNTARVEAAAREEIARAREQGFTAEEVKRATAGLLQERELSRAQDAALAGKLASYRFLGRTVAWDADLEEKIRSLTPEQVSAAMRRYVDLARFTVVKAGDFAKAAAR